One stretch of Daphnia pulicaria isolate SC F1-1A chromosome 8, SC_F0-13Bv2, whole genome shotgun sequence DNA includes these proteins:
- the LOC124311044 gene encoding uncharacterized protein LOC124311044 isoform X1, giving the protein MSVLEKSITSKIEWHVTNINSKSHEIELEDGFKVCFGVKTVAFQHVIYLVSKSNQPSIFDIAEVLFTTCALPDQRKRMYRVSNEGPNSVYSAELLDLKTPLTFTCWISLKIMETVTDYSHQLADTLLAEQLWISAKNGSLTDVEFQVGQSSKMKTFTAHRSILSARSPVFAGLFEKEEAASSSVVIDDVQPVIFSHFLRFVYTGQLKASAMASLGELQALADRYQIATLQKLCRHPLQEMNASELTSLILSINCTPVSSKIETHTLFGKVFNNRLAHMSPLLIDSNSNNQTNNVSALDRANYFFGGNPLTPAASTNTSEFTFPKLKDTPSVSFNFNNRNSSSNGASPVIALQDPSKFNNMGTTPASACSIAKGKYPATSSTPSTSGTSGVPSGSKFSASTGDSLPSKSAPNASNFSFKQPVDVDSVTLKAAVVAAAVSRIRMVFDEILGSEEASHSYYSPSREHMAAPPPSPESNYSIKPMFQMSPPKLVVPNSSSFTAPSTGVCFTFPPATQEGRFGKIPMRSPASPLPWQPNASRGDGCIKIEIPPLGSSAHLLKAASNNISSPTCSPVHRIQQEGTNTHSKSCETRKHLSPNAFGFPILHMPHPLRSEDGLCETSEKVISTKTL; this is encoded by the exons ATGTCTGTACTGGAGAAGAGCATTACGTCCAAGATTGAATGGCACGTGACGAACATTAACAGTAAATCTCACGAAATTGAATTAGAAGATGGTTTCAAGGTTTGCTTTGGCGTTAAGACGGTCGCTTTTCAACATGTTATTTACCTCGTGTCCAAGTCGAATCAACCTTCCATTTTTGACATTGCCGAAGTACTTTTCACTACATGCGCCTTGCCCGATCAGCGGAAGCGAATGTATCGAGTATCAAACGAAGGACCCAATTCCGTCTACTCTGCTGAACTGTTGGATTTGAAGACGCCCCTCACGTTTACCTGCTGGATTTCTCTCAAGATTATGGAGACTGTGACCGATTATTCGCATCAGTTGGCGGATACTCTTCTGGCGGAACAGCTGTGGATTTCGGCGAAAAATGGCAGCCTCACTGATGTCGAGTTTCAAGTCGGACAatcttcaaaaatgaaaacgttcACTGCCCATCGCTCAATTCTATCAGCGCGTAGTCCAGTGTTTGCCGGTctgtttgaaaaagaagaagctgcaTCCAGTTCTGTCGTAATAGACGACGTTCAACCAGTCATTTTCAGTCATTTTCTGCGTTTCGTCTACACGGGACAGTTGAAGGCTTCGGCTATGGCCAGTCTGGGCGAACTTCAAGCATTGGCAGATAGGTATCAGATTGCAACACTTCAAAAACTTTGCCGTCACCCACTTCAAGAGATGAATGCGTCAGAGCTGACTTCTCTCATTCTTTCCATCAACTGTACTCCTGTTTCATCGAAAATCGAAACGCATACTCTTTTTGGTAAAGTGTTTAATAATCGGCTGGCACACATGTCTCCTCTGCTCATAGATTCCAACTCTAATAATCag ACTAACAACGTGTCGGCATTGGATCGAGCCAATTATTTCTTTGGCGGAAATCCACTCACACCTGCGGCCAGTACTAACACTTCCGAGTTCACTTTTCCCAAATTGAAAGACACTCCGTCTGTATCGTTCAACTTCAACAATCGAAATTCTTCAAGCAATGGTGCTTCTCCGGTCATAGCCTTACAGGATCCCAGCAAGTTCAATAATATGGGAACGACACCTGCATCTGCCTGCTCCATAGCCAAAGGAAAATATCCAGCCACTTCCAGCACTCCGTCGACGTCTGGAACGAGTGGTGTTCCATCTGGATCCAAATTTTCGGCCTCGACTGGAGATTCTTTGCCTAGTAAATCAGCCCCAAATGCATCAAATTTCAGCTTCAAACAACCCGTTGATGTCGACTCTGTTACATTGAA GGCGGCTGTTGTTGCGGCTGCTGTCAGTCGTATTCGGATGGTCTTTGACGAGATTTTGGGAAGCGAGGAAGCGTCACATTCTTATTACAGTCCTTCCAGAGAACACATGGCTGCTCCTCCACCTTCTCCGGAATCAAATTATTCGATCAAGCCCATGTTTCAAATGTCGCCACCGAAGCTCGTCGTGCCGAATTCATCGTCCTTCACCGCTCCATCTACAGGTGTGTGTTTTACTTTCCCTCCCGCCACCCAGGAAGGTCGATTTGGTAAGATTCCAATGCGATCACCTGCAAGTCCACTTCCATGGCAGCCCAACGCCTCTCGTGGTGATGGATGcatcaaaattgaaattccccctctAGGTTCATCAGCTCATTTGTTGAAAGCGGCCAGTAATAACATAAGCAGCCCAACCTGTTCTCCAGTACACAGG ATTCAACAGGAAGGGACCAACACACATTCGAAATCCTGTGAGACAAGAAAACATTTATCACCAA atGCATTCGGATTTCCTATTCTCCACATGCCTCATCCTCTCAGGTCCGAAGACGGTCTCTGTGAAACTTCAGAAAAAGTAATCAGCACCAAAACTTTATAG
- the LOC124311044 gene encoding uncharacterized protein LOC124311044 isoform X2, which translates to MSVLEKSITSKIEWHVTNINSKSHEIELEDGFKVCFGVKTVAFQHVIYLVSKSNQPSIFDIAEVLFTTCALPDQRKRMYRVSNEGPNSVYSAELLDLKTPLTFTCWISLKIMETVTDYSHQLADTLLAEQLWISAKNGSLTDVEFQVGQSSKMKTFTAHRSILSARSPVFAGLFEKEEAASSSVVIDDVQPVIFSHFLRFVYTGQLKASAMASLGELQALADRYQIATLQKLCRHPLQEMNASELTSLILSINCTPVSSKIETHTLFGKVFNNRLAHMSPLLIDSNSNNQTNNVSALDRANYFFGGNPLTPAASTNTSEFTFPKLKDTPSVSFNFNNRNSSSNGASPVIALQDPSKFNNMGTTPASACSIAKGKYPATSSTPSTSGTSGVPSGSKFSASTGDSLPSKSAPNASNFSFKQPVDVDSVTLKAAVVAAAVSRIRMVFDEILGSEEASHSYYSPSREHMAAPPPSPESNYSIKPMFQMSPPKLVVPNSSSFTAPSTGVCFTFPPATQEGRFGKIPMRSPASPLPWQPNASRGDGCIKIEIPPLGSSAHLLKAASNNISSPTCSPVHREGTNTHSKSCETRKHLSPNAFGFPILHMPHPLRSEDGLCETSEKVISTKTL; encoded by the exons ATGTCTGTACTGGAGAAGAGCATTACGTCCAAGATTGAATGGCACGTGACGAACATTAACAGTAAATCTCACGAAATTGAATTAGAAGATGGTTTCAAGGTTTGCTTTGGCGTTAAGACGGTCGCTTTTCAACATGTTATTTACCTCGTGTCCAAGTCGAATCAACCTTCCATTTTTGACATTGCCGAAGTACTTTTCACTACATGCGCCTTGCCCGATCAGCGGAAGCGAATGTATCGAGTATCAAACGAAGGACCCAATTCCGTCTACTCTGCTGAACTGTTGGATTTGAAGACGCCCCTCACGTTTACCTGCTGGATTTCTCTCAAGATTATGGAGACTGTGACCGATTATTCGCATCAGTTGGCGGATACTCTTCTGGCGGAACAGCTGTGGATTTCGGCGAAAAATGGCAGCCTCACTGATGTCGAGTTTCAAGTCGGACAatcttcaaaaatgaaaacgttcACTGCCCATCGCTCAATTCTATCAGCGCGTAGTCCAGTGTTTGCCGGTctgtttgaaaaagaagaagctgcaTCCAGTTCTGTCGTAATAGACGACGTTCAACCAGTCATTTTCAGTCATTTTCTGCGTTTCGTCTACACGGGACAGTTGAAGGCTTCGGCTATGGCCAGTCTGGGCGAACTTCAAGCATTGGCAGATAGGTATCAGATTGCAACACTTCAAAAACTTTGCCGTCACCCACTTCAAGAGATGAATGCGTCAGAGCTGACTTCTCTCATTCTTTCCATCAACTGTACTCCTGTTTCATCGAAAATCGAAACGCATACTCTTTTTGGTAAAGTGTTTAATAATCGGCTGGCACACATGTCTCCTCTGCTCATAGATTCCAACTCTAATAATCag ACTAACAACGTGTCGGCATTGGATCGAGCCAATTATTTCTTTGGCGGAAATCCACTCACACCTGCGGCCAGTACTAACACTTCCGAGTTCACTTTTCCCAAATTGAAAGACACTCCGTCTGTATCGTTCAACTTCAACAATCGAAATTCTTCAAGCAATGGTGCTTCTCCGGTCATAGCCTTACAGGATCCCAGCAAGTTCAATAATATGGGAACGACACCTGCATCTGCCTGCTCCATAGCCAAAGGAAAATATCCAGCCACTTCCAGCACTCCGTCGACGTCTGGAACGAGTGGTGTTCCATCTGGATCCAAATTTTCGGCCTCGACTGGAGATTCTTTGCCTAGTAAATCAGCCCCAAATGCATCAAATTTCAGCTTCAAACAACCCGTTGATGTCGACTCTGTTACATTGAA GGCGGCTGTTGTTGCGGCTGCTGTCAGTCGTATTCGGATGGTCTTTGACGAGATTTTGGGAAGCGAGGAAGCGTCACATTCTTATTACAGTCCTTCCAGAGAACACATGGCTGCTCCTCCACCTTCTCCGGAATCAAATTATTCGATCAAGCCCATGTTTCAAATGTCGCCACCGAAGCTCGTCGTGCCGAATTCATCGTCCTTCACCGCTCCATCTACAGGTGTGTGTTTTACTTTCCCTCCCGCCACCCAGGAAGGTCGATTTGGTAAGATTCCAATGCGATCACCTGCAAGTCCACTTCCATGGCAGCCCAACGCCTCTCGTGGTGATGGATGcatcaaaattgaaattccccctctAGGTTCATCAGCTCATTTGTTGAAAGCGGCCAGTAATAACATAAGCAGCCCAACCTGTTCTCCAGTACACAGG GAAGGGACCAACACACATTCGAAATCCTGTGAGACAAGAAAACATTTATCACCAA atGCATTCGGATTTCCTATTCTCCACATGCCTCATCCTCTCAGGTCCGAAGACGGTCTCTGTGAAACTTCAGAAAAAGTAATCAGCACCAAAACTTTATAG
- the LOC124311044 gene encoding uncharacterized protein LOC124311044 isoform X3, translated as MSVLEKSITSKIEWHVTNINSKSHEIELEDGFKVCFGVKTVAFQHVIYLVSKSNQPSIFDIAEVLFTTCALPDQRKRMYRVSNEGPNSVYSAELLDLKTPLTFTCWISLKIMETVTDYSHQLADTLLAEQLWISAKNGSLTDVEFQVGQSSKMKTFTAHRSILSARSPVFAGLFEKEEAASSSVVIDDVQPVIFSHFLRFVYTGQLKASAMASLGELQALADRYQIATLQKLCRHPLQEMNASELTSLILSINCTPVSSKIETHTLFGKVFNNRLAHMSPLLIDSNSNNQTNNVSALDRANYFFGGNPLTPAASTNTSEFTFPKLKDTPSVSFNFNNRNSSSNGASPVIALQDPSKFNNMGTTPASACSIAKGKYPATSSTPSTSGTSGVPSGSKFSASTGDSLPSKSAPNASNFSFKQPVDVDSVTLKAAVVAAAVSRIRMVFDEILGSEEASHSYYSPSREHMAAPPPSPESNYSIKPMFQMSPPKLVVPNSSSFTAPSTGSSAHLLKAASNNISSPTCSPVHRIQQEGTNTHSKSCETRKHLSPNAFGFPILHMPHPLRSEDGLCETSEKVISTKTL; from the exons ATGTCTGTACTGGAGAAGAGCATTACGTCCAAGATTGAATGGCACGTGACGAACATTAACAGTAAATCTCACGAAATTGAATTAGAAGATGGTTTCAAGGTTTGCTTTGGCGTTAAGACGGTCGCTTTTCAACATGTTATTTACCTCGTGTCCAAGTCGAATCAACCTTCCATTTTTGACATTGCCGAAGTACTTTTCACTACATGCGCCTTGCCCGATCAGCGGAAGCGAATGTATCGAGTATCAAACGAAGGACCCAATTCCGTCTACTCTGCTGAACTGTTGGATTTGAAGACGCCCCTCACGTTTACCTGCTGGATTTCTCTCAAGATTATGGAGACTGTGACCGATTATTCGCATCAGTTGGCGGATACTCTTCTGGCGGAACAGCTGTGGATTTCGGCGAAAAATGGCAGCCTCACTGATGTCGAGTTTCAAGTCGGACAatcttcaaaaatgaaaacgttcACTGCCCATCGCTCAATTCTATCAGCGCGTAGTCCAGTGTTTGCCGGTctgtttgaaaaagaagaagctgcaTCCAGTTCTGTCGTAATAGACGACGTTCAACCAGTCATTTTCAGTCATTTTCTGCGTTTCGTCTACACGGGACAGTTGAAGGCTTCGGCTATGGCCAGTCTGGGCGAACTTCAAGCATTGGCAGATAGGTATCAGATTGCAACACTTCAAAAACTTTGCCGTCACCCACTTCAAGAGATGAATGCGTCAGAGCTGACTTCTCTCATTCTTTCCATCAACTGTACTCCTGTTTCATCGAAAATCGAAACGCATACTCTTTTTGGTAAAGTGTTTAATAATCGGCTGGCACACATGTCTCCTCTGCTCATAGATTCCAACTCTAATAATCag ACTAACAACGTGTCGGCATTGGATCGAGCCAATTATTTCTTTGGCGGAAATCCACTCACACCTGCGGCCAGTACTAACACTTCCGAGTTCACTTTTCCCAAATTGAAAGACACTCCGTCTGTATCGTTCAACTTCAACAATCGAAATTCTTCAAGCAATGGTGCTTCTCCGGTCATAGCCTTACAGGATCCCAGCAAGTTCAATAATATGGGAACGACACCTGCATCTGCCTGCTCCATAGCCAAAGGAAAATATCCAGCCACTTCCAGCACTCCGTCGACGTCTGGAACGAGTGGTGTTCCATCTGGATCCAAATTTTCGGCCTCGACTGGAGATTCTTTGCCTAGTAAATCAGCCCCAAATGCATCAAATTTCAGCTTCAAACAACCCGTTGATGTCGACTCTGTTACATTGAA GGCGGCTGTTGTTGCGGCTGCTGTCAGTCGTATTCGGATGGTCTTTGACGAGATTTTGGGAAGCGAGGAAGCGTCACATTCTTATTACAGTCCTTCCAGAGAACACATGGCTGCTCCTCCACCTTCTCCGGAATCAAATTATTCGATCAAGCCCATGTTTCAAATGTCGCCACCGAAGCTCGTCGTGCCGAATTCATCGTCCTTCACCGCTCCATCTACAG GTTCATCAGCTCATTTGTTGAAAGCGGCCAGTAATAACATAAGCAGCCCAACCTGTTCTCCAGTACACAGG ATTCAACAGGAAGGGACCAACACACATTCGAAATCCTGTGAGACAAGAAAACATTTATCACCAA atGCATTCGGATTTCCTATTCTCCACATGCCTCATCCTCTCAGGTCCGAAGACGGTCTCTGTGAAACTTCAGAAAAAGTAATCAGCACCAAAACTTTATAG
- the LOC124311044 gene encoding uncharacterized protein LOC124311044 isoform X4: MSVLEKSITSKIEWHVTNINSKSHEIELEDGFKVCFGVKTVAFQHVIYLVSKSNQPSIFDIAEVLFTTCALPDQRKRMYRVSNEGPNSVYSAELLDLKTPLTFTCWISLKIMETVTDYSHQLADTLLAEQLWISAKNGSLTDVEFQVGQSSKMKTFTAHRSILSARSPVFAGLFEKEEAASSSVVIDDVQPVIFSHFLRFVYTGQLKASAMASLGELQALADRYQIATLQKLCRHPLQEMNASELTSLILSINCTPVSSKIETHTLFGKVFNNRLAHMSPLLIDSNSNNQTNNVSALDRANYFFGGNPLTPAASTNTSEFTFPKLKDTPSVSFNFNNRNSSSNGASPVIALQDPSKFNNMGTTPASACSIAKGKYPATSSTPSTSGTSGVPSGSKFSASTGDSLPSKSAPNASNFSFKQPVDVDSVTLKAAVVAAAVSRIRMVFDEILGSEEASHSYYSPSREHMAAPPPSPESNYSIKPMFQMSPPKLVVPNSSSFTAPSTGSSAHLLKAASNNISSPTCSPVHREGTNTHSKSCETRKHLSPNAFGFPILHMPHPLRSEDGLCETSEKVISTKTL; this comes from the exons ATGTCTGTACTGGAGAAGAGCATTACGTCCAAGATTGAATGGCACGTGACGAACATTAACAGTAAATCTCACGAAATTGAATTAGAAGATGGTTTCAAGGTTTGCTTTGGCGTTAAGACGGTCGCTTTTCAACATGTTATTTACCTCGTGTCCAAGTCGAATCAACCTTCCATTTTTGACATTGCCGAAGTACTTTTCACTACATGCGCCTTGCCCGATCAGCGGAAGCGAATGTATCGAGTATCAAACGAAGGACCCAATTCCGTCTACTCTGCTGAACTGTTGGATTTGAAGACGCCCCTCACGTTTACCTGCTGGATTTCTCTCAAGATTATGGAGACTGTGACCGATTATTCGCATCAGTTGGCGGATACTCTTCTGGCGGAACAGCTGTGGATTTCGGCGAAAAATGGCAGCCTCACTGATGTCGAGTTTCAAGTCGGACAatcttcaaaaatgaaaacgttcACTGCCCATCGCTCAATTCTATCAGCGCGTAGTCCAGTGTTTGCCGGTctgtttgaaaaagaagaagctgcaTCCAGTTCTGTCGTAATAGACGACGTTCAACCAGTCATTTTCAGTCATTTTCTGCGTTTCGTCTACACGGGACAGTTGAAGGCTTCGGCTATGGCCAGTCTGGGCGAACTTCAAGCATTGGCAGATAGGTATCAGATTGCAACACTTCAAAAACTTTGCCGTCACCCACTTCAAGAGATGAATGCGTCAGAGCTGACTTCTCTCATTCTTTCCATCAACTGTACTCCTGTTTCATCGAAAATCGAAACGCATACTCTTTTTGGTAAAGTGTTTAATAATCGGCTGGCACACATGTCTCCTCTGCTCATAGATTCCAACTCTAATAATCag ACTAACAACGTGTCGGCATTGGATCGAGCCAATTATTTCTTTGGCGGAAATCCACTCACACCTGCGGCCAGTACTAACACTTCCGAGTTCACTTTTCCCAAATTGAAAGACACTCCGTCTGTATCGTTCAACTTCAACAATCGAAATTCTTCAAGCAATGGTGCTTCTCCGGTCATAGCCTTACAGGATCCCAGCAAGTTCAATAATATGGGAACGACACCTGCATCTGCCTGCTCCATAGCCAAAGGAAAATATCCAGCCACTTCCAGCACTCCGTCGACGTCTGGAACGAGTGGTGTTCCATCTGGATCCAAATTTTCGGCCTCGACTGGAGATTCTTTGCCTAGTAAATCAGCCCCAAATGCATCAAATTTCAGCTTCAAACAACCCGTTGATGTCGACTCTGTTACATTGAA GGCGGCTGTTGTTGCGGCTGCTGTCAGTCGTATTCGGATGGTCTTTGACGAGATTTTGGGAAGCGAGGAAGCGTCACATTCTTATTACAGTCCTTCCAGAGAACACATGGCTGCTCCTCCACCTTCTCCGGAATCAAATTATTCGATCAAGCCCATGTTTCAAATGTCGCCACCGAAGCTCGTCGTGCCGAATTCATCGTCCTTCACCGCTCCATCTACAG GTTCATCAGCTCATTTGTTGAAAGCGGCCAGTAATAACATAAGCAGCCCAACCTGTTCTCCAGTACACAGG GAAGGGACCAACACACATTCGAAATCCTGTGAGACAAGAAAACATTTATCACCAA atGCATTCGGATTTCCTATTCTCCACATGCCTCATCCTCTCAGGTCCGAAGACGGTCTCTGTGAAACTTCAGAAAAAGTAATCAGCACCAAAACTTTATAG
- the LOC124311324 gene encoding ketosamine-3-kinase-like, with protein MAEYREIIASELMLKKIDPWKRIGGGCSSNNWAFKTDIGEIFAKICSDENGKDLLFGEFKSLEILQMANAVRVPKPIKVVSSYNTTILITEYIQFRGLKVFQGELGHQLAILHLKNLELLKINSDQAVRQFGFYVNVCCGLLPVENQWNGNWTDFYCKQRLKPQIKNVAQKSGNKEVERLWSLLEPKINQLFDGVTVLPSLLHGDLWSGNVGETNDAPVIYDPASFYGHHEFDLAITRMFGGFSKEFYEKYHQLIPREKGFEERKPLYELFHYLNHWNHFGGGYEEQSLGIMRKLVKLLHC; from the exons ATGGCTGAATATAGGGAAATTATAGCATCTGAATTAATGCTCAAGAAAATAGATCCATGGAAAAGAATAGGTGGTGGTTGCAGCAGTAATAACTGGGCTTTCAAAACTGATATTGGAGAAATATTTGCAAAAATATGCAGTGatgaaaat GGAAAAGATCTTCTCTTTGGTGAATTCAAATCTTTAGAAATACTTCAAATGGCAAATGCTGTGCGAGTTCCAAAACCAATCAAAGTTGTTTCTTCCTACAATACCACAATTCTCATAACAGAATATATTCAGTTTAGGGGGTTAAAAGTCTTTCAAGGTGAACTTGGGCATCAGCTTGCCAT acTCCATCTAAAGAACTTGGAACTATTGAAgataaattctgatcaagcaGTAAGGCAATTTGGCTTCTATGTTAATGTCTGCTGTGGATTACTCCCTGTTGAAAACCAATGGAATGGAAATTGGACT gATTTTTACTGCAAACAGAGATTGAAAccacaaattaaaaatgttgCTCAAAAG TCTGGTAACAAAGAGGTGGAAAGACTATGGTCTCTTCTGGAACCTAAAATCAACCAGCTTTTCGATGGAGTTACTGTTTTACCTTCTCTGCTCCATGGGGACTTATGGAGTGGAAATGTCGGAGAAACAAACGATGCACCTG TAATCTACGATCCAGCCTCATTTTATGGCCATCACGAATTTGATCTGGCTATCACTCGCATGTTTGGAGGATTCAGCAAGGAGTTTTATGAGAAATATCACCAACTTATTCCTCGCGAGAAAGGTTTTGAAGAGCGAAAGCCTTTGTACGAACTTTTTCATTACCTCAATCACTG GAACCATTTTGGTGGTGGTTATGAAGAGCAAAGCCTAGGAATAATGCGCAAATTAGTTAAGTTGTTACATTGTTAA